One Setaria viridis chromosome 5, Setaria_viridis_v4.0, whole genome shotgun sequence genomic region harbors:
- the LOC117855481 gene encoding subtilisin-like protease SBT3.5 translates to MGLYSSSRALLASTLLLCFCILFLGVHGGSRRLYVVYLGDVKHGHPDDVIASHHDILSNVLGSMEDSLDSMIHNYKHGFSGFAAMLTEDQAKQLAEFPEVISVKPSRRCRATTTRSWDFLDMSYQMPNDLLNKGRYGEDVIIGVIDTGIWPESRSFSDEGYGPVPLRWKGVCQVGQAWDSNNCSRKIIGARFYSAGVPEEELKVDYLSARDLDGHGTHVASTAAGSVVEGASFHGLAAGVARGGAPHARIAVYKILWGRDAEGNDAALLAAIDDAIHDGVDVLSLSVGGFSDNSFGALHAVQKGITVVYAAGNDGPSPQTVENTSPWVITVAASKMDRSFPTVITLGNKQKIVGQSLYYQGKNSSRSIFRSLENGGLCTADDLSGKDLKGKTVLCASPNSPMGDGPLLVFPQALRNVRNGGGSGLIFVQYTTDGLRACEGITCVIVDIDYGKKIKEYINTTSSPIARIEPARSITGKEILAPKVAAFSSRGPSPDYADIIKPDIAAPGANILAAQGNSYEIKSGTSMATPHVTGIIALLKSLHPNWSPAALKSAIVTTASVTDEHDMPILAEGLPRKIADPFDYGGGHINPNRAADPGLIYDIDPNVYNYFFGCTATKTSASCNKTSIPGYLLNLPSISVPYLRYPISVSRTVTNVGEVDAVYHAAIESPAGVKIEVEPSVLVFNAANKIHTFQVKISPMWRLQGDYTFGSITWYNGKKTVRIPVAARITIHDFFADVA, encoded by the exons ATGGGACTCTATTCTTCATCACGTGCCCTTCTGGCCTCGACACTACTGCTTTGCTTCTGCATTCTGTTTCTTGGAGTACATGGAGGATCCCGCAGG CTTTATGTCGTATACCTAGGAGATGTGAAACACGGACACCCAGATGATGTCATCGCTTCGCACCATGATATACTCAGCAATGTTCTTGGGAG CATGGAAGATTCTTTGGATTCCATGATTCACAACTACAAGCATGGCTTCTCAGGGTTCGCAGCCATGCTTACCGAAGACCAAGCTAAGCAGCTTGCAG AGTTTCCGGAAGTCATCAGCGTCAAACCCAGCAGAAGGTGCAGGGCAACAACCACTCGAAGCTGGGACTTCCTCGACATGAGCTACCAAATGCCCAATGACCTGCTCAATAAAGGCAGATATGGAGAGGACGTAATCATCGGAGTTATTGATACAGGCATCTGGCCCGAGTCCAGAAGCTTCAGCGACGAAGGGTACGGGCCCGTGCCGTTACGGTGGAAAGGCGTGTGCCAAGTCGGACAGGCCTGGGACAGCAACAACTGCAGTCGTAAGATCATCGGCGCACGGTTCTACAGCGCCGGAGTGCCCGAGGAAGAACTGAAGGTTGACTACCTCTCAGCCAGGGACCTGGACGGCCACGGCACGCACGTGGCCTCCACTGCAGCAGGCTCGGTCGTGGAGGGGGCCAGCTTCCATGGCCTCGCCGCGGGTGTTGCACGAGGCGGCGCGCCCCACGCTCGCATTGCCGTCTATAAAATCTTATGGGGGAGAGACGCCGAAGGAAACGACGCCGCCCTGCTCGCGGCCATCGACGATGCGATACACGACGGAGTGGACGTTCTATCACTGTCAGTTGGTGGTTTCAGCGACAATTCGTTCGGAGCCCTCCACGCGGTTCAGAAGGGGATCACTGTCGTCTACGCGGCCGGGAACGACGGGCCTAGTCCGCAGACTGTTGAGAACACGTCTCCCTGGGTCATCACCGTCGCGGCGAGCAAAATGGATCGGTCGTTTCCGACGGTGATCACCCTGGGAAACAAGCAAAAGATTGTG GGACAATCGCTCTACTACCAAGGGAAGAACTCATCCAGGAGCATTTTCAGAAGTCTTGAAAACGGAGGCCT GTGCACGGCGGATGATCTAAGTGGTAAAGATTTGAAAGGGAAAACTGTGCTTTGTGCATCACCAAATTCACCAATGGGAGATGGCCCGCTTTTGGTATTCCCACAAGCATTGCGAAACGTACGGAATGGAGGGGGCTCCGGTCTTATCTTCGTTCAGTATACCACCGATGGTCTCAGAGCATGTGAAGGCATTACGTGCGTTATTGTGGACATTGACTATGGTAAAAAGATCAAAGAATACATCAACACCACCAG CTCTCCAATCGCAAGGATTGAACCGGCCCGAAGCATTACAGGTAAAGAGATCCTAGCACCAAAAGTGGCAGCATTCTCCTCTAGAGGTCCATCACCCGACTATGCTGATATCATTAAG CCTGACATAGCTGCACCTGGAGCCAACATCTTAGCAGCACAGGGGAATTCCTACGAAATTAAGTCAGGGACATCAATGGCTACCCCTCATGTAACTGGCATCATCGCACTGCTAAAATCCCTGCATCCAAATTGGTCTCCTGCTGCACTGAAATCGGCCATAGTCACCACAG CATCTGTAACTGATGAACACGACATGCCGATACTGGCGGAAGGGTTGCCTCGAAAGATTGCTGACCCATTCGACTATGGAGGTGGACACATCAACCCTAACAGAGCAGCTGATCCTGGCCTGATTTATGACATCGATCCGAATGTTTACAACTATTTCTTTGGTTGCACCGCCACGAAGACTTCCGCAAGCTGCAATAAAACATCAATACCAGGGTATCTCTTGAACCTGCCATCCATCTCGGTTCCATACCTGAGGTATCCAATTAGCGTATCCAGAACGGTCACAAATGTAGGCGAGGTTGATGCAGTATACCATGCTGCAATTGAAAGCCCAGCTGGAGTCAAGATCGAAGTTGAGCCGTCTGTTCTTGTATTCAATGCTGCAAACAAAATTCATACATTTCAGGTCAAAATATCACCTATGTGGAGGTTACAAGGGGATTACACATTTGGCAGCATTACTTGGTACAATGGTAAAAAAACAGTGCGAATTCCAGTAGCAGCCCGGATCACAATTCATGATTTCTTCGCAGATGTTGCATAA